The following proteins come from a genomic window of Saccharicrinis carchari:
- a CDS encoding glycoside hydrolase family 2 protein, producing MRKKEFFSLGFWIFLSILFLPVSNSWAQEGGGDFYTDIAKTKYQERYSFPMERPGPVALPHDKVLGWKKKVGKAFAPMARIETEEQVDAALAELRAKYQVFMKDIAPKATEARKRLNISAMQFRYETREDQKDFNYTLSGKGEWQNITIPYYHGPQGPSTVNYRTEFELDESMLAQEELFLHFNGADYYTDAYINGHHVGYHEGMLDEFEFNVRKYILPGKNTLLVRLRNDFSMLGSEQPKRRWGNKLAASNSPGWDDPFTGWNCAPAGYGLYQDLYFETRSNTYIADIFARPNLDSSRVELWVETEMLNGNDADDFKLSVGLFGQNFEATVANNLAYDVELVGGRVLTKMMIEIPKEKLRLWSPDSPWLYQMQVELYDKTGIKLLDAMKCQFGMRSFVISEDSTPKGRMYLNGKEIRLRGTNTMGFLQLDVMRKDWDQLTDDLLLAKLTNMNFIRTTQRIAQKEVYEYADRLGMMMQADLPLFAYVNQKQFHEALAQAPRIERLLRNHPSVIMMTYINEPMGGVQPHAISRAAYEKMFDALDIIVQHENPDRAVKYVDGDYQAPNKGLPDDHCYNIWYPEHGTDLPLMMRGAWEHVKQGWMYGCGEFGAEGLDYPEMMRRRYPKEWNENNDGTWSPEQLKTEKGGNQTWEKYPFWFEAGRTMEEWVKASQDHQEWGVEKVTRAFRRMPRMNTFAIHLFIDAWPNGWMKTIVDTERRPKPAWYAYRDALTPLAVQIRSERKSFFSGEEHPVELWICNDTHETPNTELRYQLELEGKVIKTGKAKADVPNVTDGSRFQGFLDVTAPEVKKRSDLTLRLGLFDVKSGKQLHEDTHVSSVFPKLQVPDDNRVYIVGNKDSVSIAKELGMDHVVYKGDIKSNDMIIIEKYEQYNARRAEIDKAVQNGAHCLLLDIPKGIVKIGSNDKSDNAVELIKEKGVFSLIQNISTEHEEEDWSWIVARNKNHPWLKGTRANDFKYTYNSKMQSPTRQTYGIFEAKGFTPVMIYKNNSIIAERKDGEGRWVISLLDVKNQLDCNPALAELFVKILGG from the coding sequence ATGCGCAAAAAAGAATTTTTCTCACTCGGTTTTTGGATTTTCTTATCCATACTGTTTCTGCCCGTTTCCAATAGTTGGGCTCAGGAAGGAGGTGGAGACTTCTACACGGATATTGCCAAAACAAAATACCAGGAACGATATAGTTTTCCGATGGAGCGCCCCGGTCCTGTTGCGCTTCCGCACGATAAAGTGCTTGGTTGGAAAAAAAAGGTGGGCAAAGCTTTTGCTCCGATGGCCAGGATTGAAACCGAGGAGCAGGTGGACGCTGCCTTGGCCGAGTTGAGGGCGAAGTATCAGGTTTTTATGAAAGATATTGCACCCAAAGCTACGGAAGCACGCAAAAGGCTGAATATATCGGCCATGCAGTTTCGCTACGAAACAAGGGAAGATCAAAAAGACTTTAACTACACACTCTCCGGTAAAGGTGAGTGGCAGAACATAACCATCCCCTATTACCACGGGCCACAGGGTCCTTCTACGGTTAACTATCGCACCGAGTTCGAGCTCGATGAATCCATGCTCGCACAGGAGGAGCTTTTTCTCCATTTTAATGGTGCCGACTACTACACCGATGCTTATATCAATGGCCACCACGTGGGCTATCACGAAGGGATGCTCGATGAATTTGAGTTCAATGTCCGCAAATACATCCTTCCCGGAAAGAATACGCTTTTGGTACGGCTACGCAATGATTTTTCTATGCTGGGCAGCGAACAGCCCAAACGCCGTTGGGGAAATAAGCTTGCCGCAAGCAACAGCCCGGGCTGGGATGACCCTTTTACCGGATGGAATTGTGCCCCGGCGGGCTACGGCCTTTATCAAGACCTTTATTTTGAAACCCGATCGAATACCTACATTGCCGACATATTTGCACGCCCCAACCTTGACAGCAGCAGGGTAGAACTGTGGGTAGAAACGGAAATGCTCAATGGCAACGATGCCGATGATTTCAAGTTGTCTGTGGGCCTTTTTGGGCAGAATTTTGAAGCCACGGTAGCAAACAATTTAGCGTATGATGTAGAGTTGGTGGGCGGACGCGTTCTGACTAAAATGATGATTGAGATACCAAAGGAAAAACTGCGTCTCTGGTCGCCGGATAGCCCCTGGCTCTATCAGATGCAGGTAGAACTCTACGACAAAACCGGAATAAAACTGCTCGATGCCATGAAGTGCCAGTTTGGTATGCGCTCGTTTGTCATTTCCGAAGATTCTACACCCAAAGGGCGCATGTACCTTAACGGAAAAGAAATTCGCCTGCGCGGCACCAACACCATGGGTTTTCTGCAGTTAGATGTGATGCGCAAAGACTGGGACCAACTGACGGACGACCTGCTCCTGGCAAAGCTCACCAATATGAACTTTATCAGAACCACCCAGCGAATAGCCCAGAAGGAAGTGTATGAATATGCCGATAGACTGGGGATGATGATGCAAGCCGACCTACCTCTTTTTGCCTACGTCAATCAAAAACAGTTTCATGAGGCACTCGCCCAGGCACCCCGGATAGAGCGTTTGCTGCGCAACCACCCCTCTGTAATTATGATGACCTACATCAACGAACCCATGGGGGGCGTACAGCCACATGCCATTAGCCGTGCGGCCTACGAAAAAATGTTTGATGCCCTCGACATCATTGTCCAGCATGAAAACCCGGACCGGGCAGTTAAATATGTAGATGGCGATTACCAGGCGCCCAACAAAGGATTGCCCGACGACCATTGTTATAATATCTGGTATCCCGAGCACGGAACCGACCTTCCGCTTATGATGAGGGGGGCCTGGGAGCACGTAAAACAAGGCTGGATGTACGGATGTGGTGAGTTTGGCGCCGAAGGCTTGGATTATCCGGAAATGATGAGGCGCCGTTATCCCAAGGAGTGGAATGAAAATAATGATGGAACCTGGTCTCCCGAGCAGTTGAAAACGGAAAAAGGTGGCAACCAGACCTGGGAAAAATACCCATTTTGGTTTGAAGCCGGAAGAACCATGGAAGAATGGGTGAAAGCCAGCCAGGACCATCAGGAGTGGGGCGTTGAAAAGGTAACTCGTGCTTTCAGGCGTATGCCCCGTATGAATACCTTTGCCATACATCTTTTTATCGATGCCTGGCCCAATGGCTGGATGAAGACAATTGTGGATACGGAACGTCGTCCCAAACCGGCATGGTATGCCTATCGCGATGCCTTAACGCCTCTTGCGGTGCAGATTCGCAGCGAACGGAAAAGCTTTTTCAGTGGCGAGGAGCATCCTGTTGAATTGTGGATTTGCAACGATACGCACGAAACGCCAAATACGGAGCTGCGCTATCAATTGGAACTGGAAGGAAAAGTTATAAAAACGGGTAAAGCTAAAGCCGATGTGCCCAATGTTACAGACGGTTCACGTTTTCAGGGCTTCTTGGATGTTACAGCTCCCGAGGTTAAAAAACGCAGTGACCTGACCCTGCGGCTGGGACTTTTTGATGTAAAAAGCGGTAAACAGCTACACGAAGATACCCATGTTTCCAGTGTCTTTCCTAAACTTCAAGTGCCTGATGATAATCGGGTGTATATAGTGGGTAATAAGGATAGTGTTTCAATTGCTAAAGAGTTGGGTATGGACCATGTTGTTTACAAGGGAGATATCAAATCCAACGATATGATTATCATTGAAAAATATGAGCAGTATAATGCACGTCGCGCCGAAATCGATAAAGCGGTACAAAATGGTGCGCATTGTCTTTTGTTGGATATACCAAAAGGGATTGTAAAAATTGGCAGCAATGATAAATCGGATAATGCCGTTGAGCTGATTAAAGAAAAGGGCGTATTTTCACTTATTCAGAATATATCAACAGAGCACGAAGAGGAGGATTGGTCCTGGATAGTGGCCCGCAATAAAAACCACCCATGGTTAAAAGGGACACGAGCAAACGATTTTAAATATACGTATAACAGTAAAATGCAGTCGCCAACCCGACAAACTTACGGTATATTTGAGGCAAAGGGATTTACACCTGTAATGATTTATAAAAACAATTCGATTATCGCTGAGAGAAAAGATGGTGAAGGGCGTTGGGTAATCAGCCTTTTAGACGTGAAGAATCAACTCGACTGCAATCCTGCCTTAGCGGAATTGTTTGTTAAAATACTTGGTGGGTAA